A single Saccopteryx bilineata isolate mSacBil1 chromosome 9, mSacBil1_pri_phased_curated, whole genome shotgun sequence DNA region contains:
- the RIPOR1 gene encoding rho family-interacting cell polarization regulator 1 isoform X2 has product MNTKKKGSPARTHSMMSLSVRPQRRLLSARVNRSQSFGNHERGPRSFPAFSPRGPPWKPPALSRVPGMFSVAPKAPQPERLDLVYAALKRGLTAYLEVHQQEQEKLQGQIKESKRNSRLGFLYDLDKQVKSIERFLRRLEFHASKIDELYEAYCVQRRLRDGAYNMVRAYSSGSPGSREARDSLAEATRGHREYTESMCLLESELEAQLGEFHLRMKGLAGFARLCVGDQYEICMKYGRQRWKLRGRIEGSGKQVWDSEETVFLPLLTEYLSIKVTELKSLANHAVVGSVLCETKDLFAALTQVVAVDINDLGTIKLSLEVTWSPFDKDDQPSAASTVNKASTVTKRFSTYSQSPPDTPSLREQAFYNMLRRQEELENGTAWSLSSESSDDSSSPQLSGTARHSSAPRPLVQQPEPLPIQVAFRRPETPTSGPTDKEGAMAPALANGHAPYSRTLSHISEASVDAALAEASVEVEGLENQGPNLPAHPNPTHGEHRGPVPPALDPDHSATSPTLSTTVPAHTSTDPTASVHLNSVHKATDPSSPDLPGRTTTNSSAVSPTSCAPSLTHTAMGSTHKPKPSTLTATDPTPSAMGPTQTTTSPTHRPMLSTLTTAEPTPDATSPVQAATIPSHTVTNLTRMVTSPTVKPMLSIPTTTGPMPSAQDPAQPTTAPTHTTASPTHTTTSPTHTTSPTHTTTSPTHTTTSPLHTTISSATNANDPVQTTRSPTHPVTSPTLITGSPSTFPDIATLPSPSAHTDPNLQGPDPMSCSHLASSPCTQADPIAPSTSYPSPACSSWEPLTSPSPDLPEPIHQSPSPPPSPLAPVPQHSDFSLAMAAQAPVPGTTGAAGDRRLEEALAALMAALDDYRGQFPELQGLEQEVTRLESLLMRQGLTRSRASSLSITIEHALESFSFLNEDEDEDNDGSGDRPPSSLEPGAEDSLDSPSARPLSTECPALDTALVQHLYYCSRLLLKLGTFGPLRCQEAWALERLLREARVLEAVCELSRRWEIPATSAQEVVQFSASRPGFLTFWDQCTEGLSPFICPVKRVLLTFCNQYGARLSLRQPGLAEAVCVKFLEDALGQKLPRRPQPGPGEQITVFQFWSYVETLDSPSMEAYVTETAEEVLLVQNLNSDDQAVVLKALRLAPEGRLRRDGLRALSSLLVHGNNKVMAAVSTQLRSLSLGPAFRERALLCFLDQLEDEDVQMRVAGCLALGCIKAPEGIEPLVYLCQTDTEVVREAARQSLQQCGEEGQSAHRRLEESLDALPRIFGPSSMASTAF; this is encoded by the exons ATGAACACCAAGAAGAAAG GGAGCCCCGCGCGGACTCATTCCATGATGTCCCTGTCCGTGCGGCCGCAGCGCCGCctgctcagcgcccgggtcaataGGAGCCAGTCCTTCGGCAACCACGAGCGGGGGCCCAG AAGCTTCCCGGCCTTCAGCCCCCGGGGCCCCCCCTGGAAGCCTCCAGCGCTCTCCCGAGTGCCCGGGATGTTTTCCGTGGCTCCCAAGGCCCCTCAGCCAGAGCGGCTGGACCTGGTGTACGCTGCACTCAAGCGGGGCCTGAC GGCCTATTTGGAAGTACACCAGCAGGAGCAGGAGAAACTCCAAGGGCAGATAAAGGAATCTAAGAGGAATTCCCGCCTG GGCTTCCTGTATGATTTAGACAAG CAAGTCAAGTCCATTGAACGCTTCCTGCGACGGCTGGAATTCCATGCCAGCAAG ATCGATGAACTGTATGAGGCATACTGTGTCCAGCGGCGTCTCCGGGATGGTGCCTACAACATGGTCCGTGCTTACAGCTCTGGGTCCCCAGGGAGCCGTGAGGCCCGGGACAGCCTGGCTGAGGCCACTCGGGGGCATCGAGAGTACACAGAG AGCATGTGTCTGCTGGAGAGTGAGCTGGAGGCGCAGCTGGGCGAGTTCCATCTCCGGATGAAAG GGCTGGCTGGCTTCGCTAGGCTGTGTGTGGGTGATCAGTATGAG ATCTGCATGAAATATGGGCGTCAGCGCTGGAAACTACGGGGCCGCATTGAGGGTAGTGGAAAGCAGGTGTGGGACAGTGAGGAAACCGTCTTTCTTCCTCTGCTCACGGAATACCTGTCCATCAAG GTGACAGAGCTGAAGAGTCTAGCCAACCATGCGGTTGTAGGCAGCGTCCTCTGCGAAACCAAGGACTTGTTTGCTGCCCTGACCCAGGTTGTGGCTGTGGACATCAATGATCTAGGCACCATCAAGCTCAGCCTGGAAGTCACGTGGAG CCCCTTTGACAAAGATGACCAGCCTTCAGCTGCTTCTACTGTCAACAAGGCCTCCACAGTCACCAAGCGCTTCTCAACGTATAGCCAGAGCCCACCAGACACACCCTCACTTCGGGAGCAGGCCTTCTAT aATATGCTGAGGCGGCAGGAGGAGCTAGAGAATGGGACGGCATGGTCCCTGTCATCTGAATCTTCAGACGATTCATCCAGCCCACAGCTCTCGGGCACTGCTCGCCactcctcagcccccaggccccTGGTGCAGCAGCCTGAGCCTCTGCCCATCCAAGTTGCCTTCCGTAGGCCTGAGACCCCCACCTCTGGGCCCACGGATAAGGAAGGAGCCAtggccccagccctggccaatgGGCATGCTCCCTATAGCCGGACTCTGAGCCACATCAGTGAGGCCAGTGTGGATGCTGCCTTGGCTGAGGCTTCAGTAGAGGTTGAGGGCCTAGAAAACCAGGGACCTAACCTGCCTGCACACCCAAATCCCACCCATGGGGAGCACCGTGGTCCTGTCCCTCCTGCCCTGGACCCTGACCATTCTGCCACAAGCCCCACTCTCAGTACAACAGTCCCTGCCCACACATCTACAGACCCTACTGCATCTGTACATCTAAACTCTGTTCACAAGGCCACAGACCCTAGCTCTCCTGACCTGCCAGGAAGGACCACTACCAACAGCAGTGCCGTAAGCCCTACCAGCTGTGCTCCAAGCCTCACTCACACTGCCATGGGCTCTACCCACAAGCCCAAGCCCTCTACCCTCACTGCTACAGACCCTACCCCTAGTGCCATGGGCCCAACCCAGACCACTACAAGTCCCACCCACAGGCCAATGCTTTCTACCCTCACTACTGCAGAGCCTACCCCAGACGCTACAAGCCCAGTCCAGGCGGCCACAATCCCCAGCCACACTGTCACAAACCTGACAAGGATGGTCACAAGCCCCACTGTCAAGCCCATGCTCTCTATCCCTACTACTACAGGTCCTATGCCAAGTGCCCAGGACCCAGCCCAGCCTACCACAGCTCCCACCCACACCACAGCAAGCCCCACCCATACTACCACAAGCCCCACCCATACTACAAGCCCCACCCACACTACCACAAGCCCCACCCACACCACTACAAGCCCTCTTCACACCACTATAAGTTCAGCTACCAATGCTAATGACCCAGTCCAGACCACCAGAAGCCCCACCCACCCTGTCACAAGCCCCACCCTAATAACTGGAAGCCCTTCCACTTTTCCAGACATTGCCACTCTCCCTAGCCCCTCTGCACACACAGACCCCAACCTCCAAGGCCCTGACCCAATGTCCTGTAGCCATCTAGCTTCCTCTCCCTGCACTCAGGCAGACCCCATAGCCCCAAGCACCTCCTACCCAAGTCCTGCCTGCTCCAGTTGGGAACCCCTTACAAGTCCTTCCCCAGACCTCCCAGAACCCATCCATCAGAGCCCAAGCCCCCCTCCCTCACCCTTAGCCCCTGTGCCCCAGCATTCAGACTTTAGCCTGGCCATGGCTGCCCAGGCCCCAGTTCCAGGAACAACTGGAGCAGCTGGAGATAGGAGGCTGGAGGAGGCGCTGGCAGCCCTCATGGCTGCCCTGGATGACTACCGTGGCCAGTTCCCAGAGCTGCAGGGCTTAGAGCAGGAGGTGACCCGACTGGAGAGTCTGCTCATG AGACAAGGCCTGACTCGCAGCCGGGCCTCCAGTCTTAGCATCACTATAGAGCATGCCCTGGAGAGCTTCAGCTTCCTCAACGAGGATGAAGATGAAGACAATGATGGTTCTGGAGACAG GCCCCCAagcagcctggagcctggggctgaggacagcCTCGACTCACCCAGTGCCCGTCCCCTCAGCACAGAGTGTCCAGCTCTGGACACTGCCTTGGTCCAGCACCTGTACTACTGCAGCCGCCTCCTACTG AAACTGGGCACATTTGGGCCCCTGCGCTGCCAGGAGGCATGGGCCCTGGAGCGGCTGCTGCGGGAGGCCCGAGTGCTTGAGGCAGTATGTGAGCTTAGCAGGCGATGGGAAATCCCTGCTACCTCTGCCCAGGAAG TGGTGCAGTTCTCGGCCTCTCGGCCAGGCTTCCTGACCTTCTGGGACCAGTGCACAGAGGGACTTAGCCCCTTCATCTGCCCTGTGAAGCGGGTGCTCCTCACCTTCTGCAATCAGTATGGTGCCCGTCTCTCCCTGCGCCAGCCAGGCTTAGCTGAGGCTG TGTGTGTCAAGTTCCTGGAGGATGCACTGGGACAAAAGCTGCCCAGGAGGCCTCAGCCAGGCCCTGGAGAGCAGATCACTGTCTTCCAGTTCTGGAGTTATGTGGAAACCTTGGACAGCCCCTCTATGGAGGCCTATGTGACCGAGACTGCTGAGGAGG TGTTACTGGTGCAGAATCTGAACTCAGATGACCAAGCTGTTGTGCTCAAAGCTCTGAGGTTGGCACCTGAGGGCCGGCTGCGAAGGGATGGGCTTCGGGCCCTCAGCTCCCTGCTTGTCCATGGCAACAACAAGGTCATGGCTGCTGTCAGCACCCAGCTCCGGAGCTTGTCGCTGGGCCCTGCCTTCCGGGAAAGG GCCCTACTGTGCTTCCTGGACCAACTCGAGGACGAGGATGTGCAGATGAGAGTAGCTGGCTGCCTGGCCCTAGGCTGCATCAAG GCTCCTGAGGGCATTGAACCCCTGGTATACCTGTGCCAAACGGACACAGAGGTCGTGAGGGAAGCCGCTCGGCAGAGCCTGCAACAGTGTG GGGAAGAGGGACAGTCTGCCCATCGACGGCTAGAGGAGTCACTGGACGCCCTGCCCCGAATCTTTGGGCCCAGCAGCATGGCCAGCACAGCATTTTAA
- the RIPOR1 gene encoding rho family-interacting cell polarization regulator 1 isoform X1 — translation MNTKKKGSPARTHSMMSLSVRPQRRLLSARVNRSQSFGNHERGPRSFPAFSPRGPPWKPPALSRVPGMFSVAPKAPQPERLDLVYAALKRGLTAYLEVHQQEQEKLQGQIKESKRNSRLGFLYDLDKQVKSIERFLRRLEFHASKIDELYEAYCVQRRLRDGAYNMVRAYSSGSPGSREARDSLAEATRGHREYTESMCLLESELEAQLGEFHLRMKGLAGFARLCVGDQYEICMKYGRQRWKLRGRIEGSGKQVWDSEETVFLPLLTEYLSIKVTELKSLANHAVVGSVLCETKDLFAALTQVVAVDINDLGTIKLSLEVTWSPFDKDDQPSAASTVNKASTVTKRFSTYSQSPPDTPSLREQAFYNMLRRQEELENGTAWSLSSESSDDSSSPQLSGTARHSSAPRPLVQQPEPLPIQVAFRRPETPTSGPTDKEGAMAPALANGHAPYSRTLSHISEASVDAALAEASVEVEGLENQGPNLPAHPNPTHGEHRGPVPPALDPDHSATSPTLSTTVPAHTSTDPTASVHLNSVHKATDPSSPDLPGRTTTNSSAVSPTSCAPSLTHTAMGSTHKPKPSTLTATDPTPSAMGPTQTTTSPTHRPMLSTLTTAEPTPDATSPVQAATIPSHTVTNLTRMVTSPTVKPMLSIPTTTGPMPSAQDPAQPTTAPTHTTASPTHTTTSPTHTTSPTHTTTSPTHTTTSPLHTTISSATNANDPVQTTRSPTHPVTSPTLITGSPSTFPDIATLPSPSAHTDPNLQGPDPMSCSHLASSPCTQADPIAPSTSYPSPACSSWEPLTSPSPDLPEPIHQSPSPPPSPLAPVPQHSDFSLAMAAQAPVPGTTGAAGDRRLEEALAALMAALDDYRGQFPELQGLEQEVTRLESLLMQRQGLTRSRASSLSITIEHALESFSFLNEDEDEDNDGSGDRPPSSLEPGAEDSLDSPSARPLSTECPALDTALVQHLYYCSRLLLKLGTFGPLRCQEAWALERLLREARVLEAVCELSRRWEIPATSAQEVVQFSASRPGFLTFWDQCTEGLSPFICPVKRVLLTFCNQYGARLSLRQPGLAEAVCVKFLEDALGQKLPRRPQPGPGEQITVFQFWSYVETLDSPSMEAYVTETAEEVLLVQNLNSDDQAVVLKALRLAPEGRLRRDGLRALSSLLVHGNNKVMAAVSTQLRSLSLGPAFRERALLCFLDQLEDEDVQMRVAGCLALGCIKAPEGIEPLVYLCQTDTEVVREAARQSLQQCGEEGQSAHRRLEESLDALPRIFGPSSMASTAF, via the exons ATGAACACCAAGAAGAAAG GGAGCCCCGCGCGGACTCATTCCATGATGTCCCTGTCCGTGCGGCCGCAGCGCCGCctgctcagcgcccgggtcaataGGAGCCAGTCCTTCGGCAACCACGAGCGGGGGCCCAG AAGCTTCCCGGCCTTCAGCCCCCGGGGCCCCCCCTGGAAGCCTCCAGCGCTCTCCCGAGTGCCCGGGATGTTTTCCGTGGCTCCCAAGGCCCCTCAGCCAGAGCGGCTGGACCTGGTGTACGCTGCACTCAAGCGGGGCCTGAC GGCCTATTTGGAAGTACACCAGCAGGAGCAGGAGAAACTCCAAGGGCAGATAAAGGAATCTAAGAGGAATTCCCGCCTG GGCTTCCTGTATGATTTAGACAAG CAAGTCAAGTCCATTGAACGCTTCCTGCGACGGCTGGAATTCCATGCCAGCAAG ATCGATGAACTGTATGAGGCATACTGTGTCCAGCGGCGTCTCCGGGATGGTGCCTACAACATGGTCCGTGCTTACAGCTCTGGGTCCCCAGGGAGCCGTGAGGCCCGGGACAGCCTGGCTGAGGCCACTCGGGGGCATCGAGAGTACACAGAG AGCATGTGTCTGCTGGAGAGTGAGCTGGAGGCGCAGCTGGGCGAGTTCCATCTCCGGATGAAAG GGCTGGCTGGCTTCGCTAGGCTGTGTGTGGGTGATCAGTATGAG ATCTGCATGAAATATGGGCGTCAGCGCTGGAAACTACGGGGCCGCATTGAGGGTAGTGGAAAGCAGGTGTGGGACAGTGAGGAAACCGTCTTTCTTCCTCTGCTCACGGAATACCTGTCCATCAAG GTGACAGAGCTGAAGAGTCTAGCCAACCATGCGGTTGTAGGCAGCGTCCTCTGCGAAACCAAGGACTTGTTTGCTGCCCTGACCCAGGTTGTGGCTGTGGACATCAATGATCTAGGCACCATCAAGCTCAGCCTGGAAGTCACGTGGAG CCCCTTTGACAAAGATGACCAGCCTTCAGCTGCTTCTACTGTCAACAAGGCCTCCACAGTCACCAAGCGCTTCTCAACGTATAGCCAGAGCCCACCAGACACACCCTCACTTCGGGAGCAGGCCTTCTAT aATATGCTGAGGCGGCAGGAGGAGCTAGAGAATGGGACGGCATGGTCCCTGTCATCTGAATCTTCAGACGATTCATCCAGCCCACAGCTCTCGGGCACTGCTCGCCactcctcagcccccaggccccTGGTGCAGCAGCCTGAGCCTCTGCCCATCCAAGTTGCCTTCCGTAGGCCTGAGACCCCCACCTCTGGGCCCACGGATAAGGAAGGAGCCAtggccccagccctggccaatgGGCATGCTCCCTATAGCCGGACTCTGAGCCACATCAGTGAGGCCAGTGTGGATGCTGCCTTGGCTGAGGCTTCAGTAGAGGTTGAGGGCCTAGAAAACCAGGGACCTAACCTGCCTGCACACCCAAATCCCACCCATGGGGAGCACCGTGGTCCTGTCCCTCCTGCCCTGGACCCTGACCATTCTGCCACAAGCCCCACTCTCAGTACAACAGTCCCTGCCCACACATCTACAGACCCTACTGCATCTGTACATCTAAACTCTGTTCACAAGGCCACAGACCCTAGCTCTCCTGACCTGCCAGGAAGGACCACTACCAACAGCAGTGCCGTAAGCCCTACCAGCTGTGCTCCAAGCCTCACTCACACTGCCATGGGCTCTACCCACAAGCCCAAGCCCTCTACCCTCACTGCTACAGACCCTACCCCTAGTGCCATGGGCCCAACCCAGACCACTACAAGTCCCACCCACAGGCCAATGCTTTCTACCCTCACTACTGCAGAGCCTACCCCAGACGCTACAAGCCCAGTCCAGGCGGCCACAATCCCCAGCCACACTGTCACAAACCTGACAAGGATGGTCACAAGCCCCACTGTCAAGCCCATGCTCTCTATCCCTACTACTACAGGTCCTATGCCAAGTGCCCAGGACCCAGCCCAGCCTACCACAGCTCCCACCCACACCACAGCAAGCCCCACCCATACTACCACAAGCCCCACCCATACTACAAGCCCCACCCACACTACCACAAGCCCCACCCACACCACTACAAGCCCTCTTCACACCACTATAAGTTCAGCTACCAATGCTAATGACCCAGTCCAGACCACCAGAAGCCCCACCCACCCTGTCACAAGCCCCACCCTAATAACTGGAAGCCCTTCCACTTTTCCAGACATTGCCACTCTCCCTAGCCCCTCTGCACACACAGACCCCAACCTCCAAGGCCCTGACCCAATGTCCTGTAGCCATCTAGCTTCCTCTCCCTGCACTCAGGCAGACCCCATAGCCCCAAGCACCTCCTACCCAAGTCCTGCCTGCTCCAGTTGGGAACCCCTTACAAGTCCTTCCCCAGACCTCCCAGAACCCATCCATCAGAGCCCAAGCCCCCCTCCCTCACCCTTAGCCCCTGTGCCCCAGCATTCAGACTTTAGCCTGGCCATGGCTGCCCAGGCCCCAGTTCCAGGAACAACTGGAGCAGCTGGAGATAGGAGGCTGGAGGAGGCGCTGGCAGCCCTCATGGCTGCCCTGGATGACTACCGTGGCCAGTTCCCAGAGCTGCAGGGCTTAGAGCAGGAGGTGACCCGACTGGAGAGTCTGCTCATG CAGAGACAAGGCCTGACTCGCAGCCGGGCCTCCAGTCTTAGCATCACTATAGAGCATGCCCTGGAGAGCTTCAGCTTCCTCAACGAGGATGAAGATGAAGACAATGATGGTTCTGGAGACAG GCCCCCAagcagcctggagcctggggctgaggacagcCTCGACTCACCCAGTGCCCGTCCCCTCAGCACAGAGTGTCCAGCTCTGGACACTGCCTTGGTCCAGCACCTGTACTACTGCAGCCGCCTCCTACTG AAACTGGGCACATTTGGGCCCCTGCGCTGCCAGGAGGCATGGGCCCTGGAGCGGCTGCTGCGGGAGGCCCGAGTGCTTGAGGCAGTATGTGAGCTTAGCAGGCGATGGGAAATCCCTGCTACCTCTGCCCAGGAAG TGGTGCAGTTCTCGGCCTCTCGGCCAGGCTTCCTGACCTTCTGGGACCAGTGCACAGAGGGACTTAGCCCCTTCATCTGCCCTGTGAAGCGGGTGCTCCTCACCTTCTGCAATCAGTATGGTGCCCGTCTCTCCCTGCGCCAGCCAGGCTTAGCTGAGGCTG TGTGTGTCAAGTTCCTGGAGGATGCACTGGGACAAAAGCTGCCCAGGAGGCCTCAGCCAGGCCCTGGAGAGCAGATCACTGTCTTCCAGTTCTGGAGTTATGTGGAAACCTTGGACAGCCCCTCTATGGAGGCCTATGTGACCGAGACTGCTGAGGAGG TGTTACTGGTGCAGAATCTGAACTCAGATGACCAAGCTGTTGTGCTCAAAGCTCTGAGGTTGGCACCTGAGGGCCGGCTGCGAAGGGATGGGCTTCGGGCCCTCAGCTCCCTGCTTGTCCATGGCAACAACAAGGTCATGGCTGCTGTCAGCACCCAGCTCCGGAGCTTGTCGCTGGGCCCTGCCTTCCGGGAAAGG GCCCTACTGTGCTTCCTGGACCAACTCGAGGACGAGGATGTGCAGATGAGAGTAGCTGGCTGCCTGGCCCTAGGCTGCATCAAG GCTCCTGAGGGCATTGAACCCCTGGTATACCTGTGCCAAACGGACACAGAGGTCGTGAGGGAAGCCGCTCGGCAGAGCCTGCAACAGTGTG GGGAAGAGGGACAGTCTGCCCATCGACGGCTAGAGGAGTCACTGGACGCCCTGCCCCGAATCTTTGGGCCCAGCAGCATGGCCAGCACAGCATTTTAA